A single region of the Mugil cephalus isolate CIBA_MC_2020 chromosome 4, CIBA_Mcephalus_1.1, whole genome shotgun sequence genome encodes:
- the LOC125006962 gene encoding transmembrane protein 43, which translates to MSSAQTFTDKNRDQHKRVSAQSNPGFLERLSETAGGTVLGVGLFFLSIYILFTNEGRALQTASSLDEGLSQVVSLGPYSGFDVQNNDRLVHLSTQLHTAQPLHDPNYRVVVQAVKLKREVEMYQWVEYQESKDYQEDGETKTETTYTYNTEWKSELVNSRNFDKEIGHQNPSAMAVESVTVVAPEVRAGPFILSKGLVEQINNFQTLSLRDFPLISLDPFLSIHDDYFYHTQTPRRPEVGDVRVRFSFAGLSGENSPLGPAQIVSVVAMQRGERLIPFKTRSGDSLEILYLEELSAQEVFEREQKSNSMKTWGLRAAGWALMFLSIQLTMRIIYTLVDWVPVLRDLVSVGLKIFALCVSCSLSLLVIGVGWLFYRPLVTVALGALALLPVFLARSGLPAKKNE; encoded by the exons ATGTCTTCAGCTCAGACA TTCACAGACAAAAACCGAGACCAGCACAAGCGTGTGTCTGCTCAGTCCAACCCTGGATTCCTGGAGCGACTAAGCGAAACCGCCGGAGGAACAGTTCTTGGCGTCGGGCTGTTTTTCCTCTCTATCTACATCCTCTTCACCAATGAG gGACGGGCTCTGCAAACAGCGTCTTCCCTGGATGAAGGCCTCTCTCAGGTTGTGTCGCTGGGGCCGTACTCCGGCTTCGACGTGCAGAACAATGACCGACTAGTTCACCTGTCCACACAGCTGCACACGGCACAG CCCCTCCATGATCCCAACTACAGAGTGGTGGTGCAGGCGGTGAAGCTGAAGAGGGAGGTGGAGATGTATCAGTGGGTGGAGTACCAAGAGAGCAA GGACTATCAAGAGGACGGTGAAAccaagacagagacaacatACACCTACA ACACCGAGTGGAAGTCAGAGTTGGTCAACAGTCGCAACTTTGACAAGGAAATTGGTCACCAGAACCCGAG TGCCATGGCAGTCGAGAGTGTAACAGTGGTGGCACCTGAAGTCAGAGCCGGACCGTTCATCCTGTCTAAAG GCCTGGTGGAGCAGATAAATAACTTCCAGACACTGAGTCTGAGAGATTTTCCTCTCATAAGCTTGGACCCTTTCCTCTCCATCCATGACGACTATTTCTATCACACTCAGACCCCGCGCAGGCCAGAG GTCGGGGACGTGCGGGTGAGATTCTCCTTCGCTGGACTGAGTGGTGAGAACTCGCCCCTCGGCCCGGCTCAAATT GTCAGTGTCGTAGCCATGCAGCGAGGGGAGCGGCTGATACCCTTTAAAACCAGGTCAGGAGACTCTCTGGAGATCCTCTATCTGGAGGAGCTCTCTGCACAG GAGGTGTTTGAGAGGGAACAAAAGAGCAACAGTATGAAGACATGGGGTCTGAGGGCTGCGGGCTGGGCTCTCATGTTCCTCAGTATTCAGCTGACCATGCGCATCATCTACACACTGG tgGACTGGGTTCCCGTCCTCAGAGACCTTGTGTCTGTCGGGTTGAAGATCTTTGCCCTGTGCGTGTCCTGCTCGCTGTCTCTTCTCGTCATTGGAGTGGGTTGGCTTTTTTACCGACCGTTAGTGACGGTGGCTCTGGGAGCTCTGGCTCTTCTTCCAGTGTTCCTCGCCCGCTCAGGACTTCCAGCcaaaaagaatgaatga